In Arthrobacter burdickii, one DNA window encodes the following:
- a CDS encoding class I SAM-dependent methyltransferase, whose protein sequence is MVEVSPFNLDDLRRRPDVEAPELVAVDAADRLLLATVADRRDTAGGIATINDSYGALTLGSAGLTGGTGIRAFQDGIVNERALALNAADQGMDGAYRSCPLDATLLDGVSTVLLRLPRSLDELDEIAWTIAAYGQPDVQVLAGGRLKHMSLSMNAVLGRYFDDVTAGLARQKSRVLVAAGVRPVDGPTFPRSARYDVGLGRPLELRAYGATFGGAALDPGTHLLLPHLRGLASPESGEAIDLGCGNGAISAYLALAHPHLRVHATDQSASAIASTAATAAANGVADRIRVSRDDALSALPDASAGAIVLNPPFHIGSTVHAGIAHRLFDACARVLAPGGELWTVWNSHLRYRPVLERTIGPTVQLARSPRFTVTRSTRR, encoded by the coding sequence ATGGTGGAGGTGAGCCCGTTCAACCTCGACGACCTGCGGCGTCGGCCCGATGTGGAGGCGCCGGAACTGGTCGCCGTGGACGCAGCCGACCGCCTGCTCCTCGCCACGGTAGCAGACCGTCGCGATACCGCCGGCGGTATCGCAACCATCAACGACTCCTACGGAGCCCTGACGCTGGGGTCCGCGGGCCTGACCGGCGGAACCGGGATCCGGGCGTTCCAGGACGGCATCGTCAATGAGCGGGCCCTCGCCCTGAATGCCGCCGACCAGGGCATGGACGGCGCCTACCGATCCTGCCCCCTCGATGCGACCTTGCTCGATGGTGTCTCCACCGTCCTGCTGCGGCTCCCCCGGTCGCTGGACGAACTCGACGAGATCGCCTGGACCATCGCGGCCTACGGGCAGCCCGACGTGCAGGTCCTGGCAGGGGGCAGGCTCAAGCACATGTCGCTGTCCATGAATGCCGTGCTCGGCCGGTACTTCGACGATGTGACTGCCGGTCTGGCACGGCAGAAGTCACGTGTCCTCGTCGCGGCGGGCGTGCGCCCCGTCGACGGGCCCACGTTCCCGCGGAGCGCACGGTACGACGTCGGCCTCGGGCGGCCGCTCGAACTCCGGGCCTACGGCGCGACGTTCGGCGGTGCCGCGCTGGACCCCGGCACGCACCTGCTGCTCCCCCACCTCCGCGGACTGGCGTCCCCTGAGAGCGGCGAGGCCATCGATCTCGGATGCGGGAACGGCGCCATCTCCGCCTACCTCGCGCTGGCCCATCCGCACCTCCGGGTCCATGCCACCGACCAGTCGGCCTCCGCGATCGCTTCCACTGCGGCGACGGCGGCAGCGAACGGGGTGGCCGATCGGATCAGGGTGAGCCGGGACGACGCGCTGTCCGCGCTCCCCGACGCTTCCGCGGGCGCAATCGTCCTCAACCCGCCGTTCCACATCGGCAGCACCGTGCATGCCGGCATCGCCCACCGGCTCTTCGACGCCTGCGCGCGGGTCCTCGCGCCGGGCGGTGAGCTGTGGACGGTCTGGAACAGCCACCTGCGCTACCGGCCCGTTCTCGAGCGGACGATCGGGCCCACGGTCCAGCTCGCCCGCTCGCCCCGGTTCACGGTCACCCGTTCGACCCGCCGGTAG
- the polA gene encoding DNA polymerase I, which produces MSETTKPAATLTMTPPAESSPEGSEAPAGGQEPARRSDGSRNRLLVIDGHSMAFRAFYALPPENFSTDTGQHTNAVYGFTAMLINLIKDQKPSHVAVAFDLDTPTFRSEEYTEYKGGRSKTPEEFHGQVDLIIKVMEAMRIPTISLDGYEADDILATLAYQAAEADWDVQVVSGDRDAFQLVNDRVTVLYPKQGVTNIPQMDAQAIEEKYFVPPHQYSDLAALVGESADNLPGVPGVGPKTAAKWIKQYGGLEGILENLDKIGGKVGDSLRANIDDVKRNRRLNRLLTDLDLPVNLDAMVSQHPDRSAVEDLFDSLQFNTLRKRLFDLFGEEETEDENDEQSAPAHVLLDDAAGLREWFNTTNQAQASVALATETTAGATDVVGIAVVTSLHAAFIPLEQLDAEAEKVLGDWLSDTDAPKIVHDFKAVFKLLSARGLMLAGEIDDTALSGYLIQPDRRSYDLADLAQYHLRLSITASANDSSGQQALDLGGNDVASPAVVAAYAALRLSEHFAGQLVERGANQLLGGLELPLAEVLARMELTGVAVSVDGLDRLFDDFSKTISAAGAEAYRIIGKEINLGSPKQLQTVLFDELELPRTKKIKTGYSTDADALTDLIAKTGHPFLEQLLAYRDALKLRQTVEGLRKAVDDDGRIHTTYLQTIAATGRLSSTNPNLQNIPVRSDEGRRIREVFVVGQGRNGEKFESLMTADYSQIEMRIMAHLSGDEGLISAFQEGEDLHRFVGSHIFGVAPEEVTSAMRSKVKAMSYGLVYGLSSFGLSKQLNISVDEARTLMRDYFERFGAVRDYLRGIVEQARKDGFTSTIEGRRRYLPDLSSDNRQLREMAERAALNAPIQGSAADIIKKAMLGVDDALTRRGLASRMLLQVHDELVLEIAEGESEEVEALVREQMGAAAELSVPLDVSVGTGASWHDAAH; this is translated from the coding sequence GTGAGTGAAACAACCAAACCTGCTGCCACCCTGACCATGACCCCGCCCGCCGAGAGTTCCCCGGAAGGGTCGGAGGCCCCGGCCGGCGGGCAGGAGCCGGCCCGGCGCAGCGACGGCTCACGCAACAGGCTCCTGGTCATCGATGGACACTCGATGGCGTTCCGCGCCTTCTATGCGCTTCCGCCCGAGAACTTCTCCACCGACACCGGTCAGCACACTAACGCGGTCTACGGGTTCACCGCGATGCTCATCAACCTCATCAAGGACCAGAAGCCGAGCCATGTGGCGGTCGCCTTCGACCTCGACACCCCCACCTTCCGCTCCGAGGAATACACGGAGTACAAGGGCGGGCGCTCCAAGACGCCCGAGGAGTTCCATGGGCAGGTCGACCTGATCATCAAGGTCATGGAGGCGATGCGCATCCCGACCATCTCCCTGGACGGTTACGAGGCCGACGACATCCTGGCCACGCTCGCCTACCAGGCAGCCGAGGCCGACTGGGACGTGCAGGTGGTGAGCGGGGACCGTGACGCCTTCCAGCTCGTCAACGATCGCGTGACGGTGCTTTACCCGAAGCAGGGCGTGACCAACATCCCGCAGATGGACGCGCAGGCCATCGAGGAGAAGTACTTCGTCCCGCCGCACCAGTACTCGGACCTCGCAGCGCTGGTGGGGGAGAGCGCCGACAACCTGCCGGGGGTACCCGGCGTCGGCCCGAAGACCGCGGCGAAGTGGATCAAGCAGTACGGGGGCCTCGAGGGGATCCTCGAGAACCTCGACAAGATCGGCGGCAAGGTCGGGGATTCGTTGCGCGCCAACATCGACGATGTGAAGCGGAACCGGCGGCTGAACCGGCTGCTCACCGATCTGGACCTCCCCGTGAACCTCGACGCCATGGTCTCCCAGCACCCGGACCGGTCCGCCGTCGAGGACCTGTTCGACTCCCTGCAGTTCAATACGCTGCGCAAGCGGTTGTTCGACCTCTTCGGGGAGGAGGAGACCGAGGACGAGAATGATGAGCAGAGTGCCCCCGCGCACGTGCTGCTCGACGACGCCGCCGGGCTGAGGGAGTGGTTCAACACAACGAACCAGGCGCAGGCCTCCGTGGCACTGGCGACCGAGACGACGGCGGGGGCAACCGACGTCGTCGGGATCGCCGTCGTCACCAGCCTGCACGCGGCCTTCATACCGCTCGAGCAGCTCGACGCCGAGGCCGAGAAGGTGCTGGGGGACTGGCTGTCCGACACGGACGCGCCGAAGATCGTCCACGACTTCAAGGCCGTCTTCAAGCTGCTGTCCGCCCGCGGCTTGATGCTGGCGGGGGAGATCGACGATACGGCCCTCTCCGGCTACCTCATCCAGCCCGACCGGCGCAGCTACGATCTCGCCGACCTCGCCCAGTACCATCTGCGCCTGTCCATCACGGCGTCGGCCAACGACTCCTCGGGCCAGCAGGCCCTCGACCTCGGCGGCAACGATGTCGCATCGCCGGCCGTGGTCGCCGCCTATGCCGCGCTGCGTCTCAGCGAGCACTTCGCCGGCCAGCTCGTCGAGCGCGGAGCCAACCAGCTGCTCGGTGGGCTGGAGCTCCCGCTCGCGGAAGTGCTCGCCCGCATGGAACTCACCGGCGTGGCCGTCTCCGTCGACGGGCTCGACCGGCTCTTCGACGACTTCTCGAAGACGATCAGCGCTGCCGGAGCCGAGGCGTACCGGATCATCGGCAAGGAGATCAATCTCGGCTCGCCCAAGCAGCTGCAGACCGTTCTCTTCGACGAGCTCGAGCTGCCCAGGACCAAGAAGATCAAGACCGGCTATTCCACCGACGCCGACGCCCTGACCGACCTGATCGCCAAGACGGGTCACCCTTTCCTCGAGCAGCTTCTCGCCTACCGGGATGCCCTGAAGCTTCGCCAGACGGTCGAGGGACTCCGCAAGGCAGTCGACGACGACGGCCGGATCCACACCACGTACCTGCAGACCATCGCGGCGACCGGCCGGCTCTCCTCGACGAACCCGAACCTGCAGAACATCCCTGTCCGTTCCGACGAGGGCCGCCGGATCCGCGAAGTGTTCGTCGTCGGGCAGGGTAGGAACGGCGAGAAGTTCGAGAGCCTGATGACGGCCGACTACTCGCAGATCGAGATGCGCATCATGGCGCACCTGTCGGGCGACGAAGGCCTCATCTCGGCATTCCAGGAGGGCGAGGACCTCCACCGTTTCGTCGGCTCGCACATCTTCGGCGTCGCACCCGAGGAAGTCACCAGTGCCATGCGCTCCAAGGTCAAGGCCATGTCCTACGGCTTGGTCTACGGGCTGAGCTCGTTCGGGCTCTCCAAGCAGCTCAACATATCGGTGGACGAGGCACGGACGCTGATGCGCGACTACTTCGAGCGCTTCGGCGCCGTACGCGACTACCTCCGCGGCATCGTGGAGCAGGCCCGCAAGGACGGCTTCACCTCCACCATCGAGGGGCGACGCCGCTACCTGCCCGACCTGTCCAGCGACAACCGGCAGCTCCGCGAGATGGCCGAGCGTGCCGCCCTCAACGCACCCATTCAGGGTTCTGCAGCGGACATCATCAAGAAGGCGATGCTCGGCGTCGACGACGCCCTGACGCGGCGCGGACTGGCATCGCGGATGCTCCTCCAGGTGCACGACGAACTCGTCCTCGAAATCGCGGAAGGGGAGTCCGAGGAGGTCGAGGCACTGGTCCGGGAGCAGATGGGCGCTGCAGCCGAGCTCTCGGTGCCGCTCGACGTCTCGGTGGGTACAGGAGCGAGCTGGCACGACGCCGCGCACTAG
- a CDS encoding RecQ family ATP-dependent DNA helicase: protein MTITLQDLQDTAASTFGWDDLRPGQERAMEAVLEGHSVLCVMPTGSGKSAIYQVPAMALPGVAVVISPLIALQHDQADSINESAGLARAHVINSGIRKSELDAAWEAAEDGDESTRAKFLFLAPEQVARDDVAARLRSLDVSLVVVDEAHCVSSWGHDFRPDYLQLGHLVRELRVPVIALTATASRPVQKEIVERLHLKDPVVMAMGFDRPNISLDVVQHVEGDEKQRAVRDQVLALAGPGLVYVATKKAADTLAAELQEHGRRADAYHAGRRKKEREAVHEGFLDGTIDVVVATTAFGMGIDKPDVRFVIHADISDSLDSYYQEIGRGGRDGLDTQAVLHYRPEDLSLRRFFAAKSVNRNQVRDLFVLIAAQDKPVKMKKLKELSGLSPRTLTGLLNLLETSESIGDGVKGYRARKVSADEAAARAVEQAENRERIDQSRVEMARRYAETKGCRRQFLLSYFGEDLPEPCGNCDNCTREGAAAGPEPAEATPAAEHDVPFEVDATVEHPEWGRGTVMGYEEGIITVLFDSVGYKTLSVELVMEKDLLAAVPPER, encoded by the coding sequence GTGACCATCACCCTGCAGGACCTTCAGGACACCGCCGCGTCCACCTTCGGCTGGGACGACCTGCGACCCGGCCAGGAGCGGGCCATGGAGGCGGTGCTCGAAGGGCACAGCGTCCTGTGCGTCATGCCGACCGGGTCCGGCAAGTCGGCGATCTACCAGGTGCCGGCCATGGCGCTTCCCGGCGTCGCCGTCGTGATCTCCCCCTTGATCGCCCTGCAGCACGACCAGGCGGACTCGATCAACGAGAGTGCCGGTCTTGCCCGGGCGCACGTCATCAATTCGGGCATCAGGAAGAGCGAGCTCGACGCCGCGTGGGAGGCCGCGGAGGACGGCGACGAATCGACGCGAGCGAAGTTCCTCTTCCTCGCCCCGGAGCAGGTCGCCCGCGACGACGTCGCCGCACGCCTGCGCTCTCTCGACGTCTCACTGGTCGTCGTCGACGAGGCGCACTGCGTGTCCTCGTGGGGGCACGACTTCCGGCCGGACTACCTGCAGCTCGGCCACCTCGTGCGCGAGCTCCGCGTGCCCGTGATAGCGCTCACGGCGACAGCCTCCCGCCCCGTGCAGAAGGAGATCGTCGAGAGGCTCCATCTGAAGGACCCGGTGGTCATGGCCATGGGCTTCGACCGCCCGAATATCTCCCTCGACGTCGTGCAGCATGTCGAGGGGGACGAGAAGCAGCGAGCCGTCCGCGACCAGGTTCTCGCGCTCGCCGGGCCGGGGCTCGTGTACGTCGCGACGAAGAAGGCGGCCGACACCTTGGCGGCAGAACTGCAGGAGCACGGAAGGAGAGCGGACGCCTATCACGCCGGCCGGCGGAAGAAGGAGCGCGAAGCGGTCCACGAGGGCTTCCTCGACGGCACGATCGACGTGGTCGTCGCGACGACGGCCTTCGGCATGGGCATCGACAAGCCCGACGTGCGTTTCGTCATCCATGCCGATATCTCGGATTCCCTGGACAGCTACTACCAGGAGATCGGGCGCGGCGGTCGTGACGGGCTCGACACGCAGGCCGTCCTGCACTACCGCCCGGAGGACCTGTCCCTGCGACGGTTCTTCGCTGCGAAGTCCGTGAATCGCAACCAGGTCCGGGACCTGTTCGTGCTCATCGCCGCCCAGGACAAGCCGGTGAAGATGAAGAAACTGAAGGAGCTGTCCGGCCTGTCTCCGCGCACATTGACCGGGCTCCTCAACCTGCTCGAGACCTCCGAAAGCATCGGCGACGGTGTGAAGGGCTACCGGGCTCGGAAGGTGTCCGCGGACGAGGCGGCGGCCAGGGCGGTGGAGCAGGCGGAGAACCGGGAGCGGATCGACCAGTCACGCGTGGAGATGGCCCGCCGCTACGCCGAGACGAAAGGGTGCCGCCGGCAGTTCCTGCTGTCCTACTTCGGTGAGGATCTGCCCGAGCCCTGCGGGAACTGCGACAACTGCACCCGGGAGGGAGCGGCCGCGGGTCCGGAGCCGGCAGAGGCGACGCCCGCTGCGGAGCACGACGTGCCCTTCGAGGTCGACGCGACGGTCGAGCACCCCGAGTGGGGTCGCGGGACCGTCATGGGCTATGAGGAGGGAATCATCACCGTTCTGTTCGACTCGGTCGGTTACAAGACCCTGTCGGTCGAGCTCGTGATGGAGAAGGACCTGCTGGCTGCCGTGCCGCCCGAAAGGTGA
- a CDS encoding hotdog fold thioesterase, which translates to MTDNRTQPDAVQAPSEERLAELIAAGIPAEMHGWLGRYGVGALTVKMGIVFSEMSAERMVATMPVEGNQQVAGILHGGAHVVLAETLGSFAAGLHAGPGRQAVGIEVGATHHRSTSSGLVTGTATAIHLGRTLTTHEVVMTDEQGRRLSTARITNMIRDARD; encoded by the coding sequence ATGACAGACAACCGCACCCAGCCCGACGCCGTCCAGGCACCGTCCGAAGAGCGGTTGGCCGAGCTCATCGCCGCCGGAATCCCCGCTGAGATGCACGGTTGGCTGGGCCGCTACGGGGTGGGGGCCCTGACCGTCAAGATGGGCATCGTCTTCTCCGAGATGAGCGCCGAACGCATGGTCGCGACCATGCCCGTCGAGGGCAACCAGCAGGTCGCCGGCATCCTGCACGGCGGAGCGCACGTGGTCCTGGCGGAGACGCTCGGCTCCTTCGCGGCAGGACTCCATGCGGGTCCGGGACGGCAGGCGGTCGGAATCGAGGTGGGGGCGACGCATCACCGCAGCACCTCCTCGGGCCTCGTCACCGGCACCGCGACGGCGATCCACCTCGGCCGGACCCTGACCACCCACGAAGTGGTCATGACGGACGAGCAGGGGCGGCGGCTCTCCACCGCCCGCATCACGAACATGATCCGGGACGCCCGCGACTGA
- a CDS encoding GNAT family N-acetyltransferase produces MSDDTKPHLHTEIFTPGADEGDTADGRFAKWLNAEGIGFHDGTFDPEDIPRFLTAYREDQRVLWGVHDPAQPAEALGADHPVATYGTMVHPLNVGAGQIDAHQITAVTVRSSHRRNGILRSMMTRDLREAKEQGRPLAILTASEATIYGRFGFGCATFTQSVEVDVRERFEVVAPRTGTTTLVAKEHSVRLAEQIFARFQEATFGSVARQYAYPRRASGEWGRERPIEDRTVRMAVHYDAAGTPMGYVSYRFAGWETTPYTMKIVDLVAATPSAYLELWRYLGSLDLVQLITWDGARRDDPLPWALRDRRCYDVKGTEDVLWVRLLDVPTALGSRSYRGSGTIVLEVVDTLGLAGGSYILTVVDGVAQVEHVEAAAAPDATLTINALSSLYLGGVSASALAAAGALDAVADDAVELLDTLFGRSEEPYCITHF; encoded by the coding sequence GTGAGCGACGACACCAAACCCCACCTGCACACCGAGATCTTCACCCCCGGCGCCGACGAGGGTGACACAGCAGACGGCCGCTTCGCGAAGTGGCTCAACGCCGAGGGGATCGGGTTCCACGACGGGACCTTCGACCCCGAGGACATCCCGCGGTTCCTGACTGCGTACCGCGAGGACCAGCGGGTACTGTGGGGCGTGCACGACCCGGCGCAGCCCGCCGAAGCACTCGGTGCCGACCATCCGGTGGCCACCTACGGCACCATGGTGCACCCGCTGAACGTCGGTGCGGGCCAGATCGACGCCCACCAGATCACGGCCGTCACGGTGCGGTCCAGCCACCGGCGCAACGGCATCCTGCGCTCCATGATGACCAGGGATCTGCGTGAGGCGAAGGAGCAGGGTCGCCCACTGGCCATCCTGACCGCGTCGGAGGCTACGATCTACGGGCGGTTCGGCTTCGGCTGCGCCACCTTCACCCAGAGCGTCGAGGTCGACGTCCGGGAGCGCTTCGAGGTGGTGGCCCCGAGGACGGGCACGACGACGCTCGTCGCGAAAGAACATTCGGTGCGCCTCGCCGAACAGATCTTCGCGCGTTTCCAGGAGGCGACCTTCGGGTCCGTGGCGCGGCAGTACGCGTACCCACGCCGCGCGTCCGGCGAGTGGGGCAGGGAGCGGCCAATCGAGGACCGGACCGTGCGGATGGCCGTGCACTACGACGCTGCGGGAACGCCCATGGGGTACGTGTCCTACCGGTTCGCCGGCTGGGAGACGACGCCCTACACGATGAAGATCGTGGACCTCGTCGCAGCCACTCCCTCCGCCTACCTCGAGCTGTGGCGGTACCTGGGATCGCTCGACCTCGTCCAGCTCATCACGTGGGACGGAGCGCGGCGCGACGACCCGCTGCCCTGGGCGCTGCGGGACCGGCGCTGCTATGACGTGAAGGGAACCGAGGACGTCCTCTGGGTCCGCCTGCTCGACGTGCCGACCGCGCTCGGAAGCCGTTCGTACCGTGGAAGCGGAACGATCGTCCTGGAGGTCGTGGACACGCTCGGGCTCGCGGGCGGCTCCTACATCCTGACCGTCGTCGACGGTGTAGCGCAGGTGGAGCACGTCGAGGCTGCGGCGGCACCTGACGCCACCCTCACCATCAACGCGCTCAGTTCGCTGTACCTCGGGGGAGTGTCGGCCTCCGCCCTCGCGGCGGCCGGCGCCCTCGACGCCGTCGCCGACGACGCCGTCGAGCTCCTCGACACGCTGTTCGGTCGATCCGAGGAGCCGTACTGCATCACGCATTTCTAG
- a CDS encoding GAF and ANTAR domain-containing protein produces MEELTFVFARLKGLLLTEGKAGRAVEDLAEAVKKSIPGSLGAGVSLIDDQGRRRSTGYTDDVVAAADELQYELGQGPCLTAWAGETTIQIDDVRTDERWPLWRKAVADLPLRATLSTALVHDGRSIGALKVYSPLPSAFSTQDRKQLALLASPAATLLGSAQPDSAPAAASKALQDALGTRDLVHTARGILMERHRLDADTAMRRMLSEAASGGADLRTVALSVVDGTAGSSH; encoded by the coding sequence ATGGAAGAACTGACTTTCGTCTTCGCCAGACTCAAGGGCCTCCTGCTCACGGAGGGGAAGGCCGGGCGGGCGGTCGAAGACCTCGCCGAGGCCGTGAAGAAGTCGATCCCCGGGTCCCTCGGAGCCGGGGTCTCCCTCATCGATGACCAGGGCCGACGGCGCAGCACCGGGTACACCGATGACGTCGTCGCTGCTGCCGACGAACTGCAGTACGAACTGGGCCAGGGACCCTGCCTCACCGCCTGGGCCGGCGAGACCACCATCCAGATCGACGACGTCCGGACCGACGAGCGCTGGCCGCTCTGGCGGAAGGCCGTGGCCGATCTCCCGCTGCGCGCCACCCTGAGCACCGCGCTCGTCCACGACGGCAGGAGCATCGGCGCCCTCAAGGTCTATTCACCGCTGCCGTCGGCGTTCTCGACGCAGGACCGCAAGCAGCTCGCACTCCTCGCCTCGCCGGCGGCCACGCTCCTCGGCAGCGCCCAGCCGGACAGCGCACCCGCGGCGGCGAGCAAGGCTCTGCAGGATGCACTCGGCACGCGTGACCTCGTCCACACGGCGCGTGGGATCCTGATGGAGCGCCACCGACTGGACGCCGACACGGCAATGCGGCGGATGTTGTCGGAAGCTGCGAGCGGCGGGGCGGACCTGCGGACGGTGGCCCTGTCCGTGGTCGACGGCACCGCCGGTAGCTCGCACTAA
- the rpsA gene encoding 30S ribosomal protein S1 produces MTITTTEKQGAPVVAINDIGTAEDFLAAIDATIKYFNDGDLVEGTVVKVDRDEVLLDIGYKTEGVIPSRELSIKHDVDPGDVVSVGDQVEALVLTKEDKEGRLILSKKRAQYERAWGDIEKVKEEDGVVTGTVIEVVKGGLILDIGLRGFLPASLVEMRRVRDLAPYIGQQIEAKIIELDKNRNNVVLSRRAWLEQTQSEVRSTFLNKLEKGQVRPGVVSSIVNFGAFVDLGGVDGLVHVSELSWKHIDHPSEVVEVGQEVTVEVLEVDLDRERVSLSLKATQEDPWQTFARTHALGQVVPGKVTKLVPFGAFVRVEDGIEGLVHISELAVRHVELAEQVVSVGDELFVKVIDIDLERRRISLSLKQANEGVDADSTEFDPALYGMAAEYDEEGNYKYPEGFDPESNEWLEGYETQRAAWEAQYAEAQSRWESHKKQVVQHASDDAAAANEPVESNATSYSSEPVAADTGSGTLASDEALAALREKLTGA; encoded by the coding sequence ATGACCATCACCACCACCGAGAAGCAAGGTGCCCCCGTAGTCGCGATCAACGACATCGGCACCGCTGAGGACTTCCTCGCAGCGATCGACGCCACCATCAAGTACTTCAACGACGGAGATCTCGTCGAGGGTACGGTCGTCAAGGTCGACCGCGACGAGGTCCTGCTCGACATCGGTTACAAGACCGAGGGTGTCATTCCTTCCCGCGAGCTTTCCATCAAGCACGACGTCGATCCCGGAGACGTCGTCTCCGTGGGCGATCAGGTCGAGGCTCTGGTTCTCACCAAGGAAGACAAAGAAGGCCGTCTGATCCTCTCCAAGAAGCGCGCTCAGTACGAGCGTGCCTGGGGCGACATCGAGAAGGTCAAGGAAGAAGACGGCGTCGTCACCGGTACCGTCATCGAGGTCGTCAAGGGTGGCCTCATCCTGGACATCGGCCTGCGCGGCTTCCTGCCCGCGTCCCTCGTCGAGATGCGTCGCGTCCGTGACCTGGCTCCGTACATCGGCCAGCAGATCGAAGCGAAGATCATCGAGCTCGACAAGAACCGCAACAACGTCGTTCTGTCGCGTCGTGCATGGCTCGAGCAGACCCAGTCCGAGGTCCGTTCCACGTTCCTCAACAAGCTCGAGAAGGGCCAGGTCCGTCCGGGCGTCGTCTCCTCGATCGTCAACTTCGGTGCGTTCGTGGACCTCGGCGGCGTCGACGGCCTCGTCCACGTCTCCGAGCTGTCCTGGAAGCACATCGACCACCCCTCCGAGGTTGTCGAGGTCGGTCAGGAAGTCACCGTCGAGGTCCTCGAGGTCGATCTGGACCGCGAGCGTGTCTCCCTGTCGCTCAAGGCTACGCAGGAAGACCCCTGGCAGACCTTCGCCCGTACGCACGCACTCGGCCAGGTTGTTCCCGGCAAGGTCACGAAGCTCGTTCCCTTCGGCGCGTTCGTCCGCGTCGAGGACGGCATCGAAGGCCTCGTGCACATCTCGGAGCTCGCTGTCCGCCACGTCGAACTGGCCGAGCAGGTTGTCTCCGTGGGTGACGAGCTCTTCGTCAAGGTCATCGACATCGATCTCGAGCGCCGCCGCATCTCCCTCAGCCTCAAGCAGGCCAACGAGGGTGTCGACGCCGACAGCACCGAATTCGATCCCGCGCTCTACGGCATGGCCGCCGAGTACGACGAAGAGGGCAACTACAAGTACCCCGAGGGCTTCGACCCCGAGTCGAACGAATGGCTCGAGGGCTACGAGACCCAGCGCGCCGCCTGGGAGGCTCAGTACGCTGAGGCCCAGTCCCGCTGGGAGTCCCACAAGAAGCAGGTCGTCCAGCACGCGTCCGACGACGCCGCTGCAGCGAACGAGCCTGTCGAGTCGAACGCGACGAGCTACTCTTCGGAGCCCGTCGCCGCTGACACCGGATCCGGCACGCTTGCGTCGGACGAGGCACTCGCAGCACTGCGCGAGAAGCTGACCGGAGCGTAA